Sequence from the Mixophyes fleayi isolate aMixFle1 chromosome 4, aMixFle1.hap1, whole genome shotgun sequence genome:
ACAgctgctgcattcagagcatttaaatggtttctctcctgtgtgaatcctctgatgtgttaTCAGACTTGACTTGTGGATAAAACAgctgctgcattcagagcatttaaatggtttctctcctgtgtgaatcatctgatgttttacaagatctgACTTCTGGATAAAACTGCTGCTGCATTccgagcatttaaatggtttctctcctgtgtgaatcctctgatgttttacaagatctgACTTGTGGTTAAAACAgctgctgcattcagagcatttaaatggtttctctcctgtgtgaatcatctgatgtctaacaagctgtgacttcattttaaaacatttgttacattcagaacatggaaaaggCATCTCTGCTGTAAGATTCATCACTAGTTTGATgaacaactatttatttattaggttTCACCTAGTCAGAAAATCAGCTTGTGTAAATACCCTCTGTTGTAGAGGAACAGCAGTCTGTCACCTGACTTGATGGGTGAGGTATTTTTTGAAGACTCAGATGATTGTAGAACAAGCTCCCTTCTGAGACATCTTCTGTTCATTAATTTACCTGTcagaaaaaaagtatattattaaAATGCCTTATGATTATCTGGGTGAATGTACTATAACAGTAGTAGTGTTATATTGTATAAGTAACATGAAGTACATTTATCTACATGAACAAATATGACTCagtcattcatatttttttttccatttgtgtgTAGCTTGTCACATTGCTGTGACCTATTGCCAGTCACATGTGCAGTGCATCCTCCTGCAGCAGATACCAAGGCTTATTAATAAGCATTGTCTATTAATGTCTATGTAAATATTTGAAtaatctgtcacgggcactaggagtctttgcccaggatatcaccagatgtagtcttaccagagtagtgtatacacacagtggtcttctggtagcagggtgactagcggaacaggagaatcagcagatggtgagaggatgctagaggaaagtctatgactagcagcaactggttatgagttaaacaatatgaacacgaggatcttgatggacgtgaagacgtgaggaaagtcagtggtctgcgtacagcaagttgtaccactgctatagttagaggaatgtccaggaatagataggaggtagtgaagtcagtggtctgcgtacagcaagttatacaactgcttgtagtgatgggactggttccaggtgcaagtaggtaacggggaagtcagtggtctgcgtatagcaagttgtaccactgcatatataagtgaggataggcactagggtagatgaatggagcatcaaaggtaacacagagagcacaaggaacttgattccaatggtatatataatacaatagcaaatgactagcgctgcttagagatacaaagtcactactgagatccaggacatatgagacaaagtcaatagcatctataacttcgtgagatagagggctccgtagatgagcagaacacagtccaagcggatatgcaataagctggtaaagtcaataaaagataagcataccgcggttcagttgagcaggctgtcacgagagaaacacagggatagctgagcggctgaacgccgacacgagtagagaccacaggagagtggtagcggtaatccgtgtctgtgaagcacacagagaACATCATacgagaggagcaatgatgattcttgcggaggtcagcaggaatagtagacacgatgaaacacaggagagttgaagcggtctggcaaccggcaatgcagtagacaggaatcagctgggactgaagacacgaagaacacaggagagttgaagcggtctggaaaccggtaatgcagtagcgaggaatcagctggaactgaatacacgatgaaacacaggagagttgaagtggtctggaaaccggcaatgcagtagcgaggaatcagctgggactgaagacacgatgaaacacaggagagttgaagcggtctagAAACCAGTtatgccgtagcgaggaatcagctggaactgaagacacgatgaaacacaggagagttgaagcggtctggaaaccagtaatgccgtagcgaggaatcagctggaactgaagacacgatgaaacacaggagagttgaagcggtctggaaaccggcaatgcagtagcgaggaatcagctgggactgaagacacgatgaaacacaggagagttgaagcggtctggaaaccggcagtgcagtagcaaagaatcagctggagctgaagacacgatgaaacacaggagagttgaagcggtctggcaaccggcaatgcagtagacaggaatcagctaggactgaagacacgatgaacacagga
This genomic interval carries:
- the LOC142151014 gene encoding uncharacterized protein LOC142151014; this translates as MNLTAEMPFPCSECNKCFKMKSQLVRHQMIHTGEKPFKCSECSSCFNHKSDLVKHQRIHTGEKPFKCSECSSSFIQKSDLVKHQMIHTGEKPFKCSECSSCFIHKSSLITHQRIHTGEKPFKCSECSSCFIHKSSLKKHQMIHTGEKPFKCSECSSSFNQKIHLVQHQLIHTGEKPFKCSECSRCFNQKGHLVQHQRIHTGEKPFKCSECSSCFNRKGHLVQHQRIHTGETPFKCSKCNKLFAQKSSLIEHQRIHR